The following coding sequences are from one Arthrobacter crystallopoietes window:
- the mgrA gene encoding L-glyceraldehyde 3-phosphate reductase, with translation MTFEAAGNRYEKIPYRRVGRSGLRLPAVSLGLWHNFGDDKPFETQRAILRRAFDLGVTHFDLANNYGPPAGSAETNFGRHMREDFLPYRDELIISTKAGYLMWPGPYGEWGSRKYLLSSLDQSLKRMELDYVDIFYSHRPDPQTPLEETMGALDQAVRSGKALYAGISSYTPEQTRDAARIMRKLGTPLLIHQPSYSMLNRWVEDGSPNLLEVLEEEGLGSIAFSPLAQGLLTDRYLGGIPQDSRVAQNKSFAADWLNEDRLSRVRALNQIAAGRGQSLAQLAIAWVLREQRKGGQVTSALIGASSVKQLEDNLAAVENLDFSLEEIDMIDQYAVESGINLWAQQ, from the coding sequence ATGACGTTTGAGGCTGCGGGCAACCGCTACGAGAAGATTCCATACCGCCGGGTAGGACGCAGTGGACTGCGGCTCCCGGCGGTTTCTCTGGGCCTGTGGCACAACTTCGGCGACGACAAACCGTTCGAAACCCAGCGCGCCATCCTGCGCCGCGCCTTCGATCTGGGTGTCACCCATTTCGACCTCGCCAACAACTACGGCCCGCCCGCCGGCAGCGCCGAGACCAACTTTGGTCGGCATATGCGGGAGGACTTCCTGCCGTACCGCGATGAACTCATCATCTCCACGAAAGCCGGCTACCTGATGTGGCCGGGCCCGTACGGCGAATGGGGATCGCGGAAGTACCTGCTCTCCAGCCTCGACCAGTCCCTGAAGCGGATGGAGCTGGACTACGTCGACATCTTCTACAGCCACCGTCCGGATCCGCAGACCCCGCTCGAAGAGACCATGGGTGCCCTGGACCAGGCCGTGCGTTCCGGCAAGGCGTTGTACGCCGGTATCTCCTCCTACACACCGGAGCAGACCCGCGACGCCGCACGGATCATGCGAAAACTCGGCACGCCGCTGCTGATCCACCAGCCGTCCTACTCCATGCTCAACCGCTGGGTCGAAGACGGCAGCCCCAACCTGCTCGAAGTCCTCGAGGAAGAGGGCCTGGGCTCGATCGCTTTCTCCCCGCTGGCCCAGGGCCTGCTGACGGACCGCTATCTCGGCGGGATCCCGCAGGACTCGCGGGTTGCCCAGAACAAGTCCTTCGCGGCGGACTGGCTGAATGAAGACCGGCTTTCGCGCGTCCGCGCCTTGAACCAGATTGCCGCCGGCCGAGGTCAGTCGCTGGCCCAGCTCGCGATCGCCTGGGTGCTCCGCGAGCAGCGCAAGGGCGGCCAGGTCACCTCGGCGCTTATCGGCGCCTCCAGCGTGAAGCAGCTCGAGGACAATCTCGCTGCCGTCGAGAACCTGGATTTCTCCCTGGAGGAGATCGACATGATCGACCAGTATGCAGTGGAATCCGGCATTAACCTCTGGGCCCAGCAGTAG
- a CDS encoding helix-turn-helix transcriptional regulator, producing MKARTESDSVSAVAALADSSRRGVYEYILEADGPVSRDDVAGALGMVRGTAAFHLDRLAREELLTVSYRRLTGRSGPGSGRPTKLYAPAVREVSVSLPQRHYDLAAELLAAAVENSHRTGTPVEESLRRVAAEAGNSIGKDADSLEQALEKYGFKPETEEDGSIVLQNCPFHRLSQRHTATICGLNLDLLSAVTGKTGPEGCTAVLDPAPGRCCVRILPPDRD from the coding sequence ATGAAAGCACGCACGGAGTCCGATTCGGTCAGCGCAGTTGCCGCTTTAGCGGATTCCTCCCGGCGTGGCGTCTACGAATACATCCTCGAAGCGGACGGGCCGGTGAGCCGGGACGACGTCGCCGGCGCCCTAGGCATGGTGCGCGGCACGGCGGCCTTCCATCTGGACCGGCTGGCGCGGGAAGAACTGCTGACCGTCAGCTACCGGCGCCTCACCGGGCGCAGCGGACCCGGGTCAGGCCGGCCGACCAAACTGTACGCCCCGGCGGTCCGGGAAGTCTCGGTCAGCCTGCCCCAGCGCCATTATGATCTGGCCGCCGAACTCCTCGCGGCCGCCGTCGAGAATTCGCACCGGACCGGAACGCCGGTGGAAGAGTCCCTGCGCCGGGTGGCCGCCGAGGCCGGGAACTCCATCGGCAAGGACGCGGACAGCTTGGAGCAGGCGTTGGAGAAGTACGGGTTCAAGCCCGAGACCGAGGAGGACGGCAGCATCGTCCTGCAGAACTGTCCGTTCCACCGCCTGTCGCAACGCCACACGGCCACTATCTGCGGGCTGAACCTGGATCTGTTGTCGGCGGTGACCGGCAAGACCGGACCCGAGGGCTGCACGGCGGTGCTGGATCCCGCGCCCGGGCGCTGCTGCGTCAGGATCCTGCCGCCCGATCGCGACTGA
- a CDS encoding NAD(P)H-hydrate epimerase: MISAWTGRQIRAAEQPLLDAGHGDRLMATAAHGLANAVLRAVRETRGRVYGARLAVIAGSGNNGGDALFAAATLARKGMSTTAVLTSARSHPQALAAFEKAGGTVLRLAAGGDGAGAGADDSAAAAAGPFVTPDEAAALCSRADALIDGILGTGASGGLRSPAKELVERIIGLDAPALTVACDLPSGVSAETGEVSGPVMPADLTVTFGGTKAGLLTDPAAGLAGRVLTVDIGLGPHLPAPELRRLEPADLADWWPVPQRTSHKYTRGVLGIVAGSAQYPGAALLCTQAAAATGVGMIRYLGPQEICRLVNLSTPEAVCSQGSVGESRVQAWLVGPGATGDRDQQARVRDALASGLPVVADAGALDSLPSDLGPQVILTPHAGELVRILAEQDVEVTREQVEAAPSDFARLGAGLTGATVLLKGATTVISSPSGALFTQDNATPWLAAAGSGDTLAGILGALAATVQRDLLAEAGIAEPDHWAAVAAMAAAVHGIAGTEAAAGGPVAASDISRAVPETVRALLELRQDG; the protein is encoded by the coding sequence ATGATCAGCGCCTGGACCGGTCGCCAGATCCGCGCCGCCGAGCAGCCGCTGCTCGACGCCGGCCACGGCGACCGGCTCATGGCCACCGCCGCCCACGGCCTGGCCAACGCCGTGCTCCGCGCAGTACGGGAAACCCGCGGACGGGTTTACGGCGCGAGGCTGGCGGTGATCGCCGGCAGCGGCAACAACGGGGGAGACGCGCTCTTCGCCGCGGCCACCCTTGCACGCAAAGGGATGAGTACGACGGCGGTGCTCACCTCGGCGCGCAGCCACCCGCAGGCGCTGGCCGCGTTTGAGAAAGCCGGCGGGACCGTGCTGCGGCTGGCCGCTGGTGGTGACGGTGCCGGCGCGGGTGCCGATGATTCCGCCGCTGCGGCAGCCGGTCCCTTCGTCACCCCGGACGAAGCCGCAGCTCTCTGCTCCCGTGCGGATGCGCTGATTGACGGGATTCTCGGAACCGGCGCTTCCGGGGGCCTGCGCAGCCCGGCGAAGGAACTGGTGGAGCGCATCATTGGGCTGGATGCCCCGGCGCTGACCGTCGCCTGCGACCTGCCCAGCGGAGTCTCCGCCGAGACCGGGGAAGTCTCCGGGCCCGTCATGCCGGCAGACCTCACCGTGACCTTCGGTGGCACCAAAGCCGGACTGCTCACGGATCCCGCCGCCGGGCTCGCAGGCAGAGTGCTGACCGTGGATATCGGACTCGGTCCGCATCTGCCGGCACCGGAACTACGGCGGCTGGAACCGGCGGATCTGGCCGACTGGTGGCCGGTGCCGCAGAGAACCAGCCACAAGTACACGCGCGGCGTGCTCGGCATCGTCGCAGGGTCGGCCCAGTATCCGGGAGCCGCGCTGCTGTGCACGCAGGCGGCCGCGGCCACCGGCGTGGGCATGATCCGCTACCTGGGACCGCAGGAGATCTGCCGCCTGGTCAACCTTTCGACGCCGGAAGCCGTCTGCAGCCAGGGCAGCGTGGGGGAGAGCCGCGTGCAGGCCTGGCTGGTGGGACCCGGCGCCACCGGTGATCGGGACCAGCAGGCCCGCGTCCGCGACGCACTCGCTTCCGGGCTGCCGGTGGTGGCGGATGCCGGCGCGCTGGACAGTCTGCCTTCCGATCTGGGCCCGCAGGTCATCCTGACGCCGCACGCCGGTGAACTCGTCCGTATCCTGGCCGAGCAGGACGTGGAGGTGACGCGCGAGCAGGTGGAGGCAGCGCCGTCGGACTTTGCACGCCTTGGCGCCGGGCTCACCGGTGCTACCGTGCTGCTGAAGGGCGCAACAACCGTCATCTCTTCACCATCCGGTGCCCTCTTTACCCAGGACAACGCCACGCCCTGGCTGGCGGCGGCAGGATCGGGTGACACGCTCGCCGGGATCCTCGGCGCGCTCGCCGCCACTGTCCAGCGCGACCTCCTGGCCGAAGCAGGCATTGCGGAGCCGGACCATTGGGCGGCGGTAGCGGCCATGGCCGCCGCTGTGCACGGGATCGCCGGAACCGAGGCCGCTGCCGGGGGACCGGTCGCCGCATCGGACATCAGCCGGGCCGTGCCCGAAACCGTGCGGGCGTTGCTGGAACTCCGGCAGGATGGCTGA
- the treZ gene encoding malto-oligosyltrehalose trehalohydrolase: MSTGIAPARFDVWAPLAKTVELKAAGQLLSMVQSQDGWWSLADPSAAPAGDTDYGYLLDGETTPLPDPRSRRQPDGVHGLSRTFDAGAHQWADGGWQSPGLNGGVIYELHLGTFTPEGTLDAATAKLDYLAGLGIDFVELLPVNAFNGTHNWGYDGVHWYAVQETYGGPAAYQRFVDAAHRHGIGVIQDVVYNHLGPSGNYLPRFGPYLSAAGGNSWGDSVNLDGPDSDEVRRYILDNVLMWFRDYHVDGLRLDAVHALQDERAVHILEEFSAATDECSRELDKPLFLIAESDLNNPRLLESRNVNGYGLTGQWSDDFHHAVHVNLTGETAGYYADFEGLDVLAKVFTEGFFHNGTYSSFRHRHHGRPINKERVNARQLVVCTQNHDQIGNRAAGDRLSSTLGYGRLAMAAVLNLTSPFTPMLFMGEEFAASTPWQFFTSHPEPELGEATSAGRLREFERMGWDPDLVPDPQAGSTFTNSKLDWSEPERGDHARLLALYKDLIALRRQTPELTDPDFASVHVEFDQDHGWFILRRGRISVCFNFADRTCTMDAGTGRLLLATADEVNLDGVLTLPANSAAIIRGQG; the protein is encoded by the coding sequence GTGAGTACCGGAATAGCCCCAGCACGCTTTGACGTCTGGGCGCCGCTGGCCAAAACCGTCGAGCTGAAGGCGGCCGGCCAACTGCTGTCCATGGTTCAGAGCCAGGACGGCTGGTGGTCGCTGGCCGACCCGTCAGCTGCGCCCGCGGGGGACACAGACTACGGCTACCTGCTGGACGGGGAAACCACGCCGCTGCCGGATCCGCGATCGCGCCGCCAGCCGGACGGAGTGCACGGGCTGTCCCGCACGTTCGACGCCGGCGCCCACCAGTGGGCGGACGGCGGCTGGCAGTCACCGGGGCTGAACGGCGGCGTGATCTACGAGCTGCACCTGGGCACCTTCACCCCGGAAGGGACGCTGGACGCCGCCACTGCCAAGCTGGACTACCTCGCCGGACTCGGCATCGACTTCGTGGAACTGCTGCCGGTCAACGCGTTCAACGGCACGCACAACTGGGGCTACGACGGCGTGCACTGGTACGCGGTGCAGGAAACCTACGGCGGCCCCGCGGCGTACCAGCGGTTTGTGGACGCCGCGCACCGGCACGGCATCGGCGTGATCCAGGATGTGGTCTACAACCATCTGGGACCCAGCGGGAACTACCTGCCGCGCTTCGGCCCCTACCTGAGCGCTGCGGGCGGTAACAGCTGGGGCGACTCGGTGAACCTGGACGGCCCCGATTCGGACGAGGTCCGCCGCTACATTTTGGACAACGTGCTGATGTGGTTCCGCGACTACCATGTGGACGGGCTGCGGCTGGATGCCGTCCACGCACTGCAGGACGAGCGCGCGGTACACATCCTCGAAGAGTTCTCGGCCGCCACGGATGAATGCTCCCGGGAGCTGGACAAGCCGCTGTTCCTGATCGCGGAATCGGATCTGAACAATCCGCGGCTGCTGGAGTCCCGGAACGTGAACGGTTACGGACTCACCGGGCAGTGGAGCGACGATTTCCACCATGCCGTCCATGTGAACCTGACCGGCGAAACCGCCGGCTACTACGCGGACTTCGAGGGCCTGGACGTGCTGGCGAAGGTGTTCACGGAAGGCTTCTTCCACAACGGCACCTACTCCTCCTTCCGGCACCGGCACCACGGCCGGCCGATCAACAAGGAACGGGTGAACGCGCGCCAGCTGGTGGTGTGCACGCAGAACCATGACCAGATCGGCAACCGCGCGGCGGGGGACCGGCTGTCCTCCACACTGGGCTATGGCCGGCTGGCGATGGCCGCGGTGCTGAACCTGACGTCGCCGTTCACGCCGATGCTCTTTATGGGCGAGGAGTTCGCGGCGTCGACCCCTTGGCAGTTCTTCACCTCCCATCCGGAGCCGGAACTGGGCGAGGCCACGTCGGCCGGCCGGCTTCGGGAGTTCGAGCGGATGGGCTGGGACCCGGACCTCGTGCCGGACCCTCAGGCCGGGTCCACCTTCACCAATTCCAAGCTGGACTGGTCCGAGCCGGAGCGCGGGGACCACGCCCGGCTGCTCGCCCTCTACAAGGACCTGATCGCGCTGCGCCGGCAGACCCCGGAACTCACGGACCCTGACTTCGCCTCCGTCCACGTGGAATTCGACCAGGACCACGGCTGGTTCATCCTGCGCCGCGGCCGGATCAGCGTGTGCTTCAACTTTGCGGACCGGACCTGCACTATGGATGCGGGCACCGGCCGGCTGCTGCTCGCCACCGCGGACGAAGTGAACCTCGACGGCGTGCTGACGCTGCCGGCCAACTCCGCCGCGATCATCCGCGGTCAGGGCTAG
- the treY gene encoding malto-oligosyltrehalose synthase, whose translation MKTPLSTYRLQIRESFNLFDAARLVPYLRELGADWVYLSPILTAEPGSDHGYDVVDFTVVDPARGGAEGLKALSEAAHAAGMGVLVDIVPNHMGVATPVNNRWWWSLLAEGRGSRYAEAFDVDWDAAGGKLRLPVLGDGGAELDSLELVDGELRYYENRFPVAAGTADDGADARTVHERQHYQLVNWRRADSELNYRRFFGVNSLAGVRVEVPWVFEESHAEIRRWFTEGLVDGLRIDHPDGLADPGGYLRQLHELTGGAYVLVEKILEPGESLPSGWFCHGTTGYDALADVDRLFVDPEGREQLTDVAPVEPYRHMIHDTKRAITDGILRSEVLRLTRLIPASADLEQDIAADALAELLACFPVYRSYLPQGAEYLEEAVIAAQVRRPDLAETIVALQPLLNPEGELTALAVRFQQTSGMVMAKGVEDTAFYRYSRLTSLNEVGADPSIFAIEPFDLHTKLVRRQLEQPLAMTALSTHDTKRSEDTRARISVLSEMAGEWSAKFAELDAAAPLGDVPFADLLWQAALGAWPFSRKRAHAYAEKAAREAGNSTSWLDPDEQFEEQLHAAVDAAFDNPEVNRILSTLAEETKLPGWTNSLSAKLVQLTMPGVPDVYQGTEFWDHSLVDPDNRRPVDFDARHKALARLGEGTIPAIDEGAQAKMLVVARALRLRRDRPNLFNGYEAVNAEGAAAEHVFGFDRGGAITLVTRLPLGLQRAGGWRDTAVVIPAGRYQDMLTGLVFSSTGALPVGDVFAGLPVALLVKEEEQ comes from the coding sequence ATGAAAACCCCGCTCTCCACCTACCGCCTGCAGATCCGCGAGTCCTTCAACCTGTTCGACGCGGCTCGGCTGGTGCCGTACCTGCGCGAGCTCGGCGCGGACTGGGTGTACCTCTCGCCGATCCTTACGGCAGAGCCCGGCTCGGACCATGGGTACGACGTCGTCGACTTCACCGTAGTGGACCCGGCGCGCGGCGGAGCCGAGGGGCTGAAGGCGCTCTCCGAAGCCGCGCACGCCGCCGGAATGGGCGTGTTGGTGGACATCGTGCCCAACCACATGGGCGTGGCCACACCGGTGAACAACCGGTGGTGGTGGTCGCTGCTGGCCGAGGGGCGCGGCTCGCGGTATGCGGAGGCGTTCGACGTCGACTGGGACGCCGCGGGCGGGAAGCTCCGGCTGCCGGTCCTGGGCGACGGCGGCGCGGAACTGGACTCGTTGGAGCTGGTGGACGGCGAGCTGCGGTACTACGAGAACCGCTTCCCCGTGGCCGCCGGAACAGCGGATGACGGCGCGGACGCCCGCACTGTCCATGAGCGGCAGCACTACCAGCTGGTGAACTGGCGCCGGGCGGACAGCGAGCTGAACTACCGCCGGTTCTTCGGTGTGAACTCGCTCGCCGGGGTGCGCGTGGAAGTACCGTGGGTGTTTGAGGAATCGCACGCCGAAATTCGGCGCTGGTTCACCGAGGGACTGGTGGACGGGCTGCGCATCGACCACCCGGACGGTCTCGCGGACCCCGGCGGCTACTTGCGCCAGCTGCACGAGCTGACCGGCGGGGCGTACGTGCTGGTGGAGAAGATCCTGGAACCGGGGGAGAGCCTGCCTTCGGGCTGGTTCTGCCACGGCACCACCGGGTACGACGCGCTGGCGGACGTGGACCGGCTGTTCGTGGACCCGGAGGGCCGGGAGCAGCTGACCGATGTGGCCCCCGTGGAGCCCTACCGGCACATGATCCACGACACCAAGCGTGCCATCACGGACGGCATCCTGCGCTCCGAGGTGCTCCGGCTGACCCGGCTCATCCCCGCATCAGCGGACCTGGAGCAGGACATTGCCGCAGACGCGCTCGCCGAACTGCTGGCCTGCTTCCCGGTCTACCGCAGCTACCTGCCGCAGGGCGCGGAGTACCTGGAGGAAGCGGTGATCGCCGCGCAGGTGCGCCGCCCGGACCTGGCCGAAACGATCGTCGCCCTGCAGCCGCTGCTGAATCCCGAAGGCGAGCTGACGGCACTGGCCGTCCGCTTCCAGCAGACCTCGGGCATGGTGATGGCCAAGGGGGTGGAGGACACCGCGTTCTACCGCTACTCGCGGCTGACCTCGCTGAACGAGGTCGGCGCGGACCCGTCCATCTTCGCCATCGAGCCGTTCGACCTGCACACCAAGCTGGTCCGCCGACAGCTGGAACAACCGCTGGCCATGACCGCGCTGAGCACGCACGACACCAAGCGGAGCGAGGACACCCGCGCCCGGATCAGCGTCCTCTCCGAGATGGCCGGCGAGTGGTCCGCGAAGTTCGCGGAGCTGGATGCGGCCGCGCCGCTGGGTGATGTGCCGTTCGCGGACCTGCTGTGGCAGGCGGCGCTGGGCGCGTGGCCGTTCAGCCGCAAGCGCGCCCACGCCTACGCCGAAAAGGCGGCGCGGGAAGCGGGTAACAGCACCTCCTGGCTGGACCCGGACGAGCAGTTCGAAGAACAGCTGCACGCTGCCGTGGATGCCGCCTTCGACAACCCCGAAGTCAACCGGATCCTGAGCACGCTGGCGGAAGAGACCAAGCTGCCCGGCTGGACCAACTCGCTCTCGGCCAAGCTGGTGCAGCTGACCATGCCCGGTGTTCCCGATGTCTACCAGGGCACCGAGTTCTGGGACCATTCGCTGGTGGATCCGGACAACCGGCGGCCGGTGGACTTCGATGCCCGGCACAAGGCCCTCGCCCGCCTCGGCGAGGGGACCATCCCCGCGATCGACGAGGGTGCGCAGGCCAAGATGCTCGTGGTGGCCCGGGCTTTGCGGCTGCGCCGCGACCGGCCGAACCTGTTCAACGGTTACGAAGCAGTCAACGCCGAGGGTGCCGCAGCGGAGCACGTTTTCGGTTTCGACCGCGGCGGAGCCATCACCCTGGTCACCCGTTTGCCGCTGGGACTGCAGCGCGCCGGCGGATGGCGGGACACCGCCGTCGTTATTCCGGCCGGACGCTACCAGGACATGCTCACCGGGCTGGTCTTCAGCAGCACCGGGGCGCTCCCGGTGGGTGACGTTTTCGCCGGCCTGCCCGTGGCCCTGCTGGTCAAGGAGGAAGAACAGTGA
- the glgX gene encoding glycogen debranching protein GlgX has protein sequence MEVWPGEAYPLGATYDGNGTNFALFSEAGERVYLCLFDDDGEETRVELKDVDGYVWHCYLPHVLPGQKYGFRVDGPYDPANGQRCNVNKLLLDPYAKAVHGEIDWDQSLFGYNFGDENSRNDEDSAAHMMMGVVVSPFFDWDGDRKPRIPYHRSVIYEAHVKGLTQLHPDIPEEQRGTYAAIAHPSVIAHLQKLGVTAIELMPVHQFVNDSTLQEKGLSNYWGYNTIGFFAPQNTYCSTGDAGQQVQEFKAMVRELHLAGIEVILDVVYNHTAEGNHMGPTLSFRGIDNSAYYRLMEDEKQYYMDYTGTGNSLNVRHPHSLQLLMDSLRYWATEMHVDGFRFDLASTLAREFYDVDRLSTFFELCQQDPVVSQSKLIAEPWDVGPGGYQVGNFPPLWTEWNGLYRDTVRDFWRGEPSTLGEFASRITGSADLYESSGRRPVASINFVTAHDGFTLRDLVSYNEKHNEANGEDNNDGESHNRSWNCGVEGETDDPKVQGLRARQQRNFLATLLLSQGVPMIAHGDELGRTQQGNNNVYCQDSELSWVDWDKVDQPLLEFVAAVNKLRTEHPTFRRRRFFDGRPVRRGEGEALPDIVWLTADGTLMEPEDWDAALGRCIGVFLNGQGIPGRDERGQRITDENFLIYFNADDHDVEFVLPPKEYAAKWDQVIDTAGEYADSEPIAAGKPMTVQAKAMVVLRAYTPPADEPDHSVAASLAAMADAKGTGKGSV, from the coding sequence ATGGAAGTTTGGCCCGGAGAAGCCTATCCGCTGGGTGCCACCTACGACGGCAATGGAACGAACTTTGCCTTGTTCAGTGAAGCAGGCGAGCGCGTTTACCTCTGCCTGTTTGACGACGACGGCGAGGAAACCAGGGTTGAACTTAAGGATGTGGACGGCTACGTCTGGCATTGCTACCTCCCGCATGTTTTGCCAGGCCAGAAGTACGGCTTCCGTGTTGACGGACCGTATGATCCGGCGAACGGGCAGCGCTGTAACGTCAACAAGCTGCTGCTGGATCCGTACGCCAAGGCCGTGCACGGGGAGATCGACTGGGACCAGTCCCTGTTCGGCTACAACTTCGGCGACGAGAACTCGCGCAACGACGAGGACTCCGCCGCGCACATGATGATGGGCGTGGTGGTCAGCCCGTTCTTCGACTGGGACGGGGACCGCAAGCCGCGCATTCCGTACCACCGTTCGGTCATCTACGAGGCGCATGTGAAGGGCCTGACGCAGCTGCACCCGGACATCCCCGAGGAGCAGCGCGGCACCTATGCCGCCATTGCGCATCCGTCGGTGATCGCGCACCTGCAGAAGCTGGGCGTCACCGCGATCGAGCTGATGCCGGTGCACCAGTTCGTCAATGACAGCACGCTGCAGGAAAAGGGCCTGTCCAACTACTGGGGCTACAACACCATCGGCTTCTTTGCCCCGCAGAACACCTATTGCTCCACCGGGGACGCCGGGCAGCAGGTGCAGGAGTTCAAGGCCATGGTGCGCGAGCTGCATCTGGCCGGCATCGAGGTCATCCTGGACGTGGTCTACAACCACACCGCCGAGGGCAACCATATGGGCCCCACATTGTCCTTCCGGGGCATCGACAACTCCGCGTACTACCGCCTCATGGAAGATGAGAAGCAGTACTACATGGACTACACCGGCACCGGAAACTCGCTCAACGTGCGCCACCCGCACTCGCTGCAGCTGCTGATGGACTCGCTGCGGTACTGGGCCACGGAGATGCACGTGGACGGTTTCCGGTTCGACCTGGCCTCCACACTGGCGCGCGAGTTCTACGATGTGGACCGGCTGTCCACCTTCTTCGAACTTTGCCAGCAGGATCCGGTAGTTTCGCAGAGCAAACTCATCGCCGAGCCGTGGGACGTAGGCCCCGGCGGCTACCAGGTGGGCAACTTCCCGCCGCTGTGGACGGAGTGGAACGGGCTCTACCGGGACACGGTCCGGGACTTCTGGCGCGGCGAGCCCTCCACCCTGGGCGAGTTCGCCTCGCGCATCACTGGTTCGGCGGATTTGTACGAGAGTTCCGGCCGCCGCCCGGTGGCCTCGATCAACTTCGTCACCGCCCATGACGGCTTCACGCTGCGGGACCTGGTCTCCTACAACGAGAAGCACAATGAGGCCAACGGCGAAGACAATAACGACGGCGAATCCCACAACCGCTCGTGGAACTGCGGGGTGGAGGGGGAGACGGACGATCCGAAGGTGCAGGGCCTGCGCGCCCGGCAGCAGCGGAACTTCCTGGCCACGCTGCTGCTGAGCCAGGGCGTGCCGATGATCGCGCACGGCGACGAGCTGGGCCGCACCCAGCAGGGCAACAACAACGTGTACTGCCAGGATTCCGAGCTGTCCTGGGTGGACTGGGACAAGGTTGACCAGCCGCTGCTGGAGTTCGTCGCCGCGGTGAACAAGCTGCGCACCGAACACCCCACGTTCCGCCGTCGTCGTTTCTTCGATGGGCGGCCGGTCCGCCGGGGCGAGGGCGAGGCGCTGCCGGACATTGTCTGGCTGACCGCGGACGGAACCCTGATGGAGCCCGAGGACTGGGACGCGGCGCTGGGCCGGTGCATCGGGGTCTTCCTCAACGGCCAGGGCATCCCGGGCCGGGACGAGCGCGGGCAGCGGATCACGGACGAGAACTTCCTGATCTACTTCAACGCGGATGACCATGATGTGGAGTTCGTTCTGCCACCGAAGGAGTACGCGGCCAAGTGGGACCAAGTGATCGACACCGCCGGCGAGTACGCCGATTCCGAACCGATCGCGGCAGGGAAGCCCATGACTGTGCAGGCCAAGGCGATGGTGGTGCTGCGGGCATACACGCCGCCGGCCGACGAGCCTGACCACTCCGTGGCGGCGTCGCTGGCGGCCATGGCGGATGCCAAGGGCACGGGCAAGGGATCCGTATGA
- a CDS encoding TfoX/Sxy family protein: protein MTDRHRPGNEASFALLDTLALRFSEDPLVERGTMFRSPGMKVGGKVFAFLGGGDRLIVKIPRHRAEAVVSAGEAEPVIMGTRTMKEWVAYPALPDDPRETEQRWSRAVDEAYAYVKSLRPE from the coding sequence ATGACGGACCGGCACCGGCCAGGCAACGAGGCCTCGTTTGCCCTCCTGGATACGCTCGCGCTCCGGTTTTCCGAGGACCCTCTGGTCGAACGCGGCACCATGTTCCGCAGCCCCGGCATGAAAGTGGGCGGGAAGGTCTTCGCCTTCCTGGGTGGCGGCGACAGGCTGATCGTGAAGATCCCGCGGCACCGGGCGGAGGCCGTCGTTTCCGCCGGCGAGGCAGAGCCGGTCATCATGGGGACGCGGACCATGAAGGAATGGGTGGCCTACCCGGCCCTCCCGGACGATCCCCGGGAGACCGAGCAACGCTGGTCCCGCGCCGTCGACGAGGCGTATGCCTACGTGAAAAGCCTCAGGCCCGAGTGA
- a CDS encoding VOC family protein: MTAPNEYASVRYLVDDVQAAVDFYTTHLGFTVNMQAPAFADVIRGPLRVLLSGPASSGARATPADYAAPGANRIHLIFDDLDAEIERLRSAGLSFRTDVAGPGGRQILLADPAGNLIELFESAQRP, encoded by the coding sequence ATGACAGCACCGAATGAATACGCGAGTGTCCGCTACCTCGTCGACGACGTTCAGGCCGCCGTCGACTTCTACACCACCCACCTCGGCTTCACCGTCAACATGCAAGCACCGGCCTTTGCCGATGTCATCCGCGGCCCGCTGCGGGTGCTGCTCTCCGGGCCTGCGAGCTCCGGCGCCCGCGCCACCCCGGCGGATTACGCCGCTCCCGGAGCCAACCGCATCCATCTCATCTTTGATGACCTCGACGCCGAGATCGAGCGGTTGCGCAGCGCCGGACTGTCTTTCCGCACCGACGTGGCCGGGCCCGGCGGGCGCCAGATCCTGCTCGCCGATCCCGCGGGAAACCTCATCGAACTGTTCGAATCCGCCCAACGGCCCTGA